The window CTACAACCACAATAGCCATTGGTAGCTCCCGATAACGTCGTTAAAAactcctcttatatatatatataagttgagCACCACATAATTAGGTTCTAAAGTAAAGTTGAAAGGACCACGATACCCGATTAAATACGATTGATTTTCGAATATAATCCAAAAAGAAAGCATTATAGATATTCTGCCGGCATCCATCCCACCGTAGGAAGAAACTCCAGACACAGTATGACAACCCATAAATAAAATAGCAAGCAAAGAGAGAATAATTTAGTGTCAACTAAGCTTATATTTTTGCCATTCATTGAGGTGTAGGATTGAATTGTAATCATGGGCGGCTCCAGATCAAACAAGTGGAGAGTTGTTTATGTTCCGCTTCACTTTCCATTTGCACCAGAATGATCATGCCCGGTGTTTCTGTTGTGCACAAGAAACAGTCACCGAACATGAAGTCTCATACTCAGCACAGATATTCATGAAAGTTCAAATCTCAGAAAGCATATTTCACCATGTATTTTTCCAAGCCAATAAAGAAAATTAAGTTATCAGCATCAACCAGTATCCTAAAAATGTTTGGGTTACAAAGTAAATTTCACCATGGATTTTTACCAGTCACTTATATCTAGCTTGAAACTACGAAGCCGGCTATAAAACATGCTGCCATCTGAGTGCCATTTCCTTCATGATTTACAAGTCAAGAAGACAATGAAAACAAGCTTGCACTGTCTGATTTGAAACCGAGTAGCCGTCTGTAAGCAAATTCGAGTACTTAAAACACATCAAAACACTTCAAACAAGAAGAACAGGGCGTGACATACCTCCCATAACATCAAAATATCTCAACTCTTTAAAATTAATGTTGTCACGGTATAAAGCAGCCACTGACTTCACCAAAAGCTGGCAACATCAGTAGGAATGGATCCTAAAGGCCAACAGAGTCTAAAAAGTTGTTACATTGGTAGCCCTAAGAAGTTGGTTTTAGCAAACACAAATAGACCACTATAATATGTTCAAAACAGACAAACCTTTATCAATCTGACACTCTTATCAAGAAAGAATCGGGTCTCTAATGTGGCCAGTATATTATTTGACAATGCACTGAAACCCCAAGAGTCCATTGATAATTGATGGTCTTGATGGTAGCCAAAAAGAAAAATTCAAACAAAAACATAAGCCACACTTGGGCAAGAAAATTGAAGATGCCAAAAAGTTGTCTGAAGCTACACAACAGAGAGACTTCCCCCCTCACCATATTTTATTTCTTGCATGATTCAGCGCCACGTTCAGTGATCATCTTCATCACCATGTCCATCTGGGGGCCCTCCCTCACCAATCACTTCCAGCTGCAGAAACAGAGTTTAGTTTGAGTTGTTCTACTTTCAAACCAACAAGTATCTATTGAAAAATGTATTACAGGCATCTCATTTTCTTTCATAGCATTGTGAAGTGTAGAAAGTCATCTCAATTACCACAAAGTATTGTGAGCACACAGGGCATTCATGAGGCTTGTCTTTCTCCAACCAAAACCAGACAACATCATGTTCATCCTCTGCAAAAaacagaaaatatatatatgttaatttccAGGCACCAGACTCGAGGTATTCCATGAAGGCCTGATGAAAACAACTGTTTTATGTTATTTTGTTaccataaaaaagaaaattaagtaTAAGATGGCAGAAAACCTGCAAAAGTGAAAACTGAGAACCTAATAGCATCTTATTTCTGTCAACTTACCACCTTCACCACCAGGACAGCCAACTATCCTCTTGTCATAATAAGATTGGATAACAGCAGGTGCTTCCTACAAGTAGACCAAAGATGGGGCAATTTATGATATGACAACACAATGAAACATTTCTTAAATAAAAAAAGTCAAGCACCAACACCTATGCTCATTATCCagctgataatatatatatatatatatatatatatatatatatataaacagtcACGTTCATCAAGAACAGTCAGCCAAAAAGTCATTGTCCAAGCAGTACAAGGAAACCACATCGCAATAttgatttttattaatataactcCTAGCAGAAGTTTGCCAAGGCATAGGAATCAAGCCATGATGGACAACAAGATAAAAATTGTATAGATCAATGCAATAATATATGTGATACTATACTGCAATAAAAATTATATAGGATCCCTATCACAGTAATACTATACTGCATTTAAGCATGGAAGCAAATAAGGATATGGATTATTTAACACTTAAAACATGTGATATACATATTGTGCAATTAGGGTTTTTACACTTGACTGACATGACAAACATACATCAGTATCTCATTAGAGAAAAGCAATGGAATAAAAAAAACCATACATAAGCAAGCCTGATCGCTTGATTATTACACCAAGAGCAAAAAATAATTTGACATCACATATTAGTAATGACAAATGTCATAAGAAGACAGATAGAACCTATAGGAGATTCAAAGGCACTGAACACACTTCCCTGTTCCCAGGGATTTTATATGCTCCAAATTAACATCACTACAGTTCAATTAAGGTTGTTTTTCAAtgcaaaaaaatacttttaacatcaaattttcctgtGGTGATGGACAAAATTGACATGAATTTACCATGGAATCTATATACTTGTTCTGGGGCAAGCTCATTCTTAAAGGAGGTGACTGCGGTAGAAGACTGGTGAGATTTTCTCTAGATTTTATTTTATCAGGGAGGTGTTTATTGCCAAACAATGACAACTCTTATTGATGGatccttctttaaaaaaaaaaatagaacaaaGCTCATCTACGCATTTGAGATCTttttaaatcttcaacatatcTCAAGCTTCATTGTGTTAAGAGCATCAGTGGTTGCAAGGAAGTGGACCACAAAAAGTAAAGTTCTTACAGAAGTGACCATTTCTGCTGTAGAACTAGTAAGATGAGTCCCAAAGAGAGAGCCAATTTTGATTTGCAAAGGAGGCCGACAAAGTCAATTTCTGAGTTGtatgaaatgaatattaaaagaTCCTCCACGACCAAAATGTTTTAGGGGAAAAAGACAGAGACAGGGGGGGTGGAGGGGATGACGATGAGGAGGAGAGGGCTGGAAGGCAGCATGTGGCTTGCAACAGTGGGTGTCATCAAGCTTTGAGAGGCACATGTGGGGGATCACCAGAGAGGCAGCTTTTAGgattaaaaataacaaaaaaaaggaaacaagGGCTTGCCTAAAGAATATTATGTATTTACAAGCACTAGTTTCTACAGCTCCATCAAATCTGGTCATCATAATGCAAGGATGGAAACCATGATTAAGTTTCTGCAAATCATTTACATAAATATAATATTCTGCGCAGCTAAACAGCAGTTAACCAGTAATATTTTTGTAAACCAATGACAAGTTATTGCAAAAATTTAAATATGGTTCCTGTGCAGGAAACCATGTTCAAGTTTCTGCAAATCACTTACATAAATCTAATATTCTGTGCACATAAGCATAAGTTAACCAGTAATATTCCTGTAAACCAATGACAAACttctatattaataaaatatgtatTATATCTATAAAGAGTCATCCATGAGAACATGGACTTTCATCAGAAAGAACTCTAAAGACATTTGTTGACATATATATAGATGCTTATTGCTTTAGAGCTATGTCTCTACTAACAAAGGAAGAAATAATTAACTAGAGATCCAATTTTTATACCTCAACACAGTTGCATTTGTGCTCTATATGAAACAATGTGATTTGGCTTAAAATTCTCGTGATACTTTCACAGATACAGCTTAAGCTTTTGCGTCAGATGTTATTAACGAAACCCATGTAAAGAAGTCGAATCAAATTAATCCCGGTTTCTGAGATCAATTAGATGTAAAAATAAGTTAGACAGGTAACTGTAAATTTAAGGCTCCCGAAGGGCCTGAAAACAGtccaaaagaacaaaaagaagtgtGAAAGATGCATATCCATATATAGTGGTCCTCTCGGTCACACATCCGAATCTATTTCGGTAACACGGGGAATATATCCACAACCATATTAAAGAGGAAGACAAACCAAATACTGCGCCTAGGGTATCAAGAATTAGAACCCCTATGAGAAAAGAGAAGGAACGAGAACCCCTACCTTGGTGCCGAAGGGGCCTACGGGGGCATCCATATCGAACCGCTTCTTTCCCTAAATACCGGAATAAGGAAACATCAAAATACGGTCAGTTTCCTGACAACTCAAAGCATACGATTTTGAGAtcggaaaaggaaaaaaagaaacctCCAGTTCGGCCTGGATCTCCTCGCGCTCGAGCCCGGTGGCAATCGGCATCACGTCCTCCACCCTCTTCTTCAACGATCCATCACCTGAAGaaagaaggagaggaggaagagatcgACCAAATCCGGATCAGCTTCTACCAACTCCCGATCCAAGATCTCGGAAACAAACGAAGAGAACCCCTAAGGAGAAGAAAGGTCCTACCTGAAACGGAGGAGAAGAACACTGCCGGATTCGGGGAGGGCGGGAAGGGGGAGAGGGCGCGGCCGCGAAGGGCGGCGGCCGACGGATGGGGTTTCGCGAGAGCGGATCGCTGAGGGGCGACGCAAACCCTTCTCCACAtcgtctctctcactctctctccctCCTTGTTCGGCCAGTGTGTTCTCAGGTCGACGGCTGCCCCTTGCCACACTCGTTTCCCTTTCGCTGTTAATAAAGAATAATAGACACCCTTTGTCACGGCTGGTTGACACCGCAAAGGGGAAGTGGGTTTTGGGCTCATATCGTGTTTACCTTTGGCCCAGTTGGCCTTGGTAGTATTAATTTTAGTGTTATTATAAAAATAGTTGTAATAATGACGACAACAATGATTCTATTAATGATAATGACATCGTTATAATAGAAATTATAGCGATTGCGGTTGTAAGAGGAGAAAATTATGGACATTGGTTTTCACCGACGGGGTTTTGGAGAGAGACTCGACGCCACGAACAACTATCAAGATTTAAGCATTCTCAAACCTGAACTCAACGCTGCAGCAACCTCACTACCCTCCACAAATCCCTTTCTTGGTGGATCCAAagtacgttcaagaattaatcacATAGCATTTGTCATCTGCTTTCTCCACAGCCAAACGAGAAAAAAAGCTGGCAGTTATTACACAACATCCGGAAACCATAGAAGCAGCCCTGATAGGACTCGGCAGACACCACAAGGATAGAACTACCATCAAAATCATGCCATGTTCACTAGCATCCAAATTAAACATATAAATTCAAGAACAATCGCTCCAAAGTCCAAATTCCAAAAATTAGAACATAAGAGCACGTGTTTATATCGCATATGATACTTTTAAAGTACAATCCAGTTATTCCCCGTACAGGCATCCGGTGGTCTCTGAAGACAATCTCTCTTGACTCGGCTGCTCACAGATAAAGAGCCTTAAgagttaatataatattattttctatCTCCCACCGGAATCAGGGGAGCCGTCTCCATACGAAACCAACCCTTTCTTTCCATGAGAACTGGTGGAGGGAGACCTCGACTGCTCCTTGCTCGCACGTTTTGGAGAGGGAGTATCCTGGGAAGAACGAGACCTGGATTTGGACCTCGAACTAGAACCAGACCTGGAACTGGATCTGGATCTGGATCCAGATGGGCTTCTGCTTTTAGAAACTGACACACGCTTTTCAGGGCGAATGCTATCTCTTGCACCACGTGACCTTGGTTTTTCTGAAGCTTGCGAAGGACTGCGAGCTGGGCTGATGCTGTAGCCGCCTCTTGCCCGGCCACGATAGCCAACAGGGCTGCGAGATATGCTTCGAGTAGGGCTCCTCCGACTTCGGTACCTGCATACATGATTAAGGAAGAACACAAATAAAACAACAAGGCAATAGACGTTGAAGTTAGAGGTCAGCATTGCAAAACCAAGACATATATGAGAGAACAGATCTAATAAGTTTCTCCGCATTCACCtttgaaaatttaaatttataaacacTACAAGTTTTTTATGATATTCAGGTTATAAAAGACCAAAACAAACTGAATAAAACACTTAAAAATAGTTGAAAAAACTCAGGAGGAAACCCAAGACATTGGACCAGACCTCTCCAAGTTGAAAGATTCAGTTTAGTTTAGTTCACATCACCTTTTATGTCGGTTCCATTTAAGATCCAATATTGCAAGACCAGTTATTCATTTTGCTGAAATCAAGCTAAACCTAACTGAGAACTGCCCGATTAAAAAGCTACCTCAACACTAATAGCTTTAAAGCAAATAGTCATTACTTTGCATAGTAATATAGCATAATGTTTCATTCGAATCCATGATTTAAAAATGTATACTTTGCAGCATAGTAAACATTCCAGGAAGGAAAGATTACCTTGGTGGGGTTCTTCCTCTTGGAGGGCTCCTATATCGTCTAGGAGGAGAGCGATTGTGGTAGCTTCTATAGCTTGAGTACCTAAAAAAGCAATAAACAGGGTCATACATGACAAGGAAATTCATAACTATAAAGAACATCACACATTAGAGTACCATTCACAATCATTCAACATAAAGCCACACTACCTATCACGATCATTTCTTCCACCATAACGATGCAATCTAACAGGAGAACGATCAGGGGATGGAGTTCGGTATCTTCTAGCAAAGGAGTATTGCTGACTGAAGCCTCTACCCCTCCTTATACGCTTAGGAGATCCATCCGGAGAAACACTTCTTGATAAGCTCCTTCGACGATTGGATGGAGGTGATGCGGCCCTGTGAACAGGACTCCCCTGGTTCCTGCTGATGCTTGGTCGTGACCGAGCCTGTACAGGGCTATGGCTTTTACTTCTGCTTCTAGACCTTTCAGGGCTTCGGCTTACACTTCTCCTAGCCTTTACTGGGCTTCTGCTAGGGCTTCTCTGCTGCAGAGACCTTCCTGAGCTTCGGCTAATGCTCCTCCGTTTTTCATTGACCGGACTTCTATTCAAGCTTCTTCTAATAGGAGTCTTGTCTTGGCTTCCACTAAGATTTCTCTGCTGCAGGGACTTTGCTGGGCTTTTGCTTGCACTTCTGCTATGAACTTTAACTGGACTTCTGCTCTTGCTCTTCCCAGTCAGGCCAACTGGATTTTTGTTTATGACTATTCTTATAGGACTTCTACTAATAGTTCTTCTAAATGGGCTCCTGCTGGTACTTCTCCGAGGTGGGCTTCTACTCATGCTGCTCTTTCGGGATACATGGTCAGGGCTTCCATCAAGATCTCTTGTACCGGGGCTCCTGCTCGCTGACCTTCTGGGACTTTGGCTGCCATTAGGACTCCTCCTTGGACTGATACTCATACTCTTACTCATGGACTGGTTCGGGCTCATGCTTTGGCTCCTGTTTACGAATGTCGAATGAAGTCTAAGTTCACCAGGAAGGGGGAAGAAGAAAGGTTGATTCATGTGCAAGGAAAAACAAAAGACCTTGATTTATGGCCTTCTGAACCTGGTAGCTGATCCATATCCCTGCCAGACGTTGGTTCGGTAATGCCATTGCTCTGGAGCTCTCCATTTTCTCTTTGGGACTTGGCCTCTTCACCAACAGGCTTCTCAGGTATAGTTCCCTCATCAGGTAAATCGGTAATGATTTCTCTCTCCACAGGCAGCAGTGACTGTTTTTCatctgaaaaaataataatacggTTAGCAGAGAAGAATCTCATTATGTAATAAAgaaagttcaaagttcaaactatATCAAAGTAGTGACTCAGAATTATTTCTAGGAACTGGGAGAAAGGTAACATCTTCCAAGGCAGAAAGTCCctagaataaaaaatattaacattGTGATGCATTACATTCTCAAGTTATTTTCTTCATTATTAATGGCATTAgcaatattttaaaaatagattAATTAGAAGCACTGCCAAAAttctgaagaagaagaaattagACATACCAGAAACATGAGATGAGACCTTAGACTTTCGTACTCGTCGTTTGTGATATCCATCATCATGAGAACTGCTACCATCGGTACTCTCTGTTTCAGATTCACTCTCCATTATCCTTGTAGCAGAGTATAAAAGtatttattcatttgatgaattaagagacaaacaaaaattttgaaatgcaCTTTGAAAAGTCAGCCCAAATGTACATGAAACATATATCAACTTGTGGAACGGGTTAGATAAAAACCTTCTGAGTTTGTGCCTTAATTTCCTTTCACGCTTTCTGCGCCTTTTCTCCTGCCCTCTATCCCTTTTCCTTTTGCCACGCTTGTACTTGTCTCGCTTAGAATACTTCCTCCTCTTGTGTCGCCGGTCATCACTTGAGCTGCTTACATCAGACATAGATGATGTGTCAGAGTCAGAATCACTGTCAGTATCTGAAGTTTCTGTTTCTGCATCTGACGAGCTATCCGATTCTGATgaataatatctttttcttttccactTCCTTCTTCCTTTAGAAGACTTTTTATGTCGTCCCCGCCGTCGACTATCATCAGAAGCATCCTTAACTTGCTTTGATTTGGAATCTTTCTtcttgtctgaatatatgaaaaccACATTGTCAGTTGGACAACTAAAGAAAAAAAGGTATATACAGCAACCTGATTAGCAGCCAGAAGGCAGAAAAGGGTGAACTTTTTAATCTCAAAGTAAGTAGAAGCCTATTAGAAAAACAAATTTATTTTCCTTATGACACGTAGTACCATTTTCATGTACCACTGCTACATTTTCGCAAAGCTCTCCACAGTTAACAATCTTCACTAGAGCAACAGGTCTGTCACCATCCACATCAACATTCTCTATGTTCCTCAAGGTTTCATGTCCTAGAATGAGCTTCCCAAAAATAACATGCTTCCTGACAGAAGGGACAATGACCTACATATTAGAACTGAATCACATGCTATGACATGAGCTGGCAAATACTGCCAGCATAACAAAATGGGAAGGCATATGTTGAGAGGAACAAGTGCCTAGAATAATATCTAAATAAACAATGCAGTTTGCTATACATATACAAGCAAATCAAATGCATGCAGAAGAGGAAACAATTGTGAACAACCAGTGATCTGTTTAACATCTGTTGGTGATTCACTTTGTTATGTTCCATGAATCACAAGCTCAGTTGAATTACAAGATGCAAATGTCCATATGCTTTTCCACAAATACACAGTATGAAGCAAATTTTATAACAAGAGCATCATGCCGCTTGGGACATCAGAGTGTGATGCATGAGAAttgcaaaatctgaaaatttcctCATCTGTATGATTGAAGTATCAAAAACAGTCAAATAAGAAACCTCAATAGACAAACTTGGAACTAACCCATTGAGATGAGGAGCGGAGTTGAAAGTGATGAAAAACTGAGAGCCATTAGCATCGCGGCCAGCATTTGCCATTGACAGAAGACCACGACCATCATGGTTTAGCACAAAATTTTCATCTGGAATAAATTACATGCACATAATGTACAGAGCAATATGATAGATGGTTTGGATAAAGGAAAAACACTAACACCAATATACATGCACATAGCCAGATTTTTAATCAAAAAAGAGGTAGGCACCAAATATTCGATAAACCAGATGACCACATTACCACCTCAATCATATTGACTAAATTAAATGTATGTCAAATTCTCATCCTAATAATTAGATAACTAAGAGTAAATACAAAGGTTCACCATACCgtagtgtatcgctcggtatgggtggtacataccagtccgacaAGAGACCGATATGGACAGGATATCAATATACCTCCATGTATCATGTGTCGATATGCTCGATACGTACCATACCGACAGCTAATCAGTATATCGAACAGACCGGTAAGACGAACCTTGGTAaatacttctccaagatattgattcCCTTCAAAGACaaaattcttttatttttaaaattattaattaattgaattttattttattcctAGTTTATCTGCACATATTGGACAATAGATTTTAATTGCTCGTTAATTTACCAATTAAGCCAAAGTTCTATAAAAGAAAATACTAGGGAATTACATTGTGACCTTTAATCACACAACACTAGCAAGATTTATAATGAAACAAATAGTTTTTTTCCTAGGGCAGCATATGTAGGCTGCACACAATTATAAAGAAATGTCTCGTCATGATACTGAAGCTTATTTACCTAAGGCATTTATAGCAATCCTACTTAATTCTAAATTTACCTGAAAATTTCCCACCATATATGCTTTCACCACCGGTCCCTGAAAAAGGGAGGATTTATCAAAGAGCAAGAAATTAAATGAAACAGCAAGTTAAAGATACTAAAGAAACTTCCAGTTTTCAGTTATATATCCAATGTCAAGAGTAAAATAAAGAAGCATGCATGAGAAATAAGCAGGGGCAAACTGGCAGAGTATAAGTTAGGAATGTAGGTACAACTCACAAGATTCTCAATTGGCATATGTTCAAAAGGAAATGCTGTACCAAGACTTTCTATCTGTACATTCTAAATTACTAATGAGTCAAACATTTCACCATTTGCTTGTATTGTGAAACTACTATGATATCGTGACCTTCAGCATCATATGCTAATACTAAATAGGTATGATGATGTCTTAACATAGCAATTGCCACCACATGACATATAGATGATCAAATAAAATTTCCATGATGTGCACAAGTTAGCAAGTtggcaagaaaaagaacaaagattATTGCTAGTGTTTGTACATATGCAACATGCATTTCTACACATGTGCAAATCAATAGAACATCTGGAGCTTATGTAAGGAATTAATACACACATTGCCAGACTCTCAAACTTCAAAGACCTTTCATATATCTGGTAATTAAACTGAGGCAAGTATATATGAGGTAATCAACTTAGGCAAGTGTATATGCTGTATAACAACAATATACTACACTTGCaacaaa of the Musa acuminata AAA Group cultivar baxijiao chromosome BXJ2-10, Cavendish_Baxijiao_AAA, whole genome shotgun sequence genome contains:
- the LOC135625371 gene encoding putative cytochrome c oxidase subunit 5b-like, whose product is MWRRVCVAPQRSALAKPHPSAAALRGRALSPFPPSPNPAVFFSSVSGDGSLKKRVEDVMPIATGLEREEIQAELEGKKRFDMDAPVGPFGTKEAPAVIQSYYDKRIVGCPGGEGEDEHDVVWFWLEKDKPHECPVCSQYFVLEVIGEGGPPDGHGDEDDH
- the LOC135625373 gene encoding peptidyl-prolyl cis-trans isomerase CYP95-like isoform X1 — translated: MAKKNNPIVFLDVAIDGKAAGRMVFELFADIVPKTAENFRALCTGEIGIGPTTKKPLHYKGSVFHRIIKGFMAQGGDFSRRDGTGGESIYGGKFSDENFVLNHDGRGLLSMANAGRDANGSQFFITFNSAPHLNGKHVIFGKLILGHETLRNIENVDVDGDRPVALVKIVNCGELCENVAVVHENDKKKDSKSKQVKDASDDSRRRGRHKKSSKGRRKWKRKRYYSSESDSSSDAETETSDTDSDSDSDTSSMSDVSSSSDDRRHKRRKYSKRDKYKRGKRKRDRGQEKRRRKRERKLRHKLRRIMESESETESTDGSSSHDDGYHKRRVRKSKVSSHVSDEKQSLLPVEREIITDLPDEGTIPEKPVGEEAKSQRENGELQSNGITEPTSGRDMDQLPGSEGHKSRSQSMSPNQSMSKSMSISPRRSPNGSQSPRRSASRSPGTRDLDGSPDHVSRKSSMSRSPPRRSTSRSPFRRTISRSPIRIVINKNPVGLTGKSKSRSPVKVHSRSASKSPAKSLQQRNLSGSQDKTPIRRSLNRSPVNEKRRSISRSSGRSLQQRSPSRSPVKARRSVSRSPERSRSRSKSHSPVQARSRPSISRNQGSPVHRAASPPSNRRRSLSRSVSPDGSPKRIRRGRGFSQQYSFARRYRTPSPDRSPVRLHRYGGRNDRDRYSSYRSYHNRSPPRRYRSPPRGRTPPRYRSRRSPTRSISRSPVGYRGRARGGYSISPARSPSQASEKPRSRGARDSIRPEKRVSVSKSRSPSGSRSRSSSRSGSSSRSKSRSRSSQDTPSPKRASKEQSRSPSTSSHGKKGLVSYGDGSPDSGGR
- the LOC135625373 gene encoding peptidyl-prolyl cis-trans isomerase CYP95-like isoform X2, encoding MANAGRDANGSQFFITFNSAPHLNGKHVIFGKLILGHETLRNIENVDVDGDRPVALVKIVNCGELCENVAVVHENDKKKDSKSKQVKDASDDSRRRGRHKKSSKGRRKWKRKRYYSSESDSSSDAETETSDTDSDSDSDTSSMSDVSSSSDDRRHKRRKYSKRDKYKRGKRKRDRGQEKRRRKRERKLRHKLRRIMESESETESTDGSSSHDDGYHKRRVRKSKVSSHVSDEKQSLLPVEREIITDLPDEGTIPEKPVGEEAKSQRENGELQSNGITEPTSGRDMDQLPGSEGHKSRSQSMSPNQSMSKSMSISPRRSPNGSQSPRRSASRSPGTRDLDGSPDHVSRKSSMSRSPPRRSTSRSPFRRTISRSPIRIVINKNPVGLTGKSKSRSPVKVHSRSASKSPAKSLQQRNLSGSQDKTPIRRSLNRSPVNEKRRSISRSSGRSLQQRSPSRSPVKARRSVSRSPERSRSRSKSHSPVQARSRPSISRNQGSPVHRAASPPSNRRRSLSRSVSPDGSPKRIRRGRGFSQQYSFARRYRTPSPDRSPVRLHRYGGRNDRDRYSSYRSYHNRSPPRRYRSPPRGRTPPRYRSRRSPTRSISRSPVGYRGRARGGYSISPARSPSQASEKPRSRGARDSIRPEKRVSVSKSRSPSGSRSRSSSRSGSSSRSKSRSRSSQDTPSPKRASKEQSRSPSTSSHGKKGLVSYGDGSPDSGGR